A single genomic interval of Bradyrhizobium japonicum USDA 6 harbors:
- a CDS encoding flagellar motor switch protein FliG, which translates to MAAQVGVAPIKQRGVATLGGTEKVAALLLAMGRQAAASVLSQFEPQDIRIVTKAAAELRPITAQELESIVEEFAQQFSMGANILGTIGGLEAVLGDVLPADQVSAIMSDLLGNSSRSVWDRVSSVSENSLATYLSKEHPQTAALILSKVKPSCAAKVMSQLPSSLRNELMRRVLSLKPIVDDAMKVLEKTLHEDLTLNFARNLGADTYARVADIINKMERGHIEDMLKSLSEKRPKSAEVLKELLFTFDDVVNLTPKARTMIFDQVPTDRIVIALKGTDKHFRELILSSVASRVRRVVEHELAIGEPSNQRDVLEARRVITDLALDLAEKGEIELNPEQEDELVFR; encoded by the coding sequence ATGGCGGCACAGGTCGGCGTCGCTCCTATCAAGCAGCGAGGCGTTGCCACGCTGGGCGGAACGGAAAAGGTCGCGGCACTCCTGCTTGCCATGGGCCGGCAGGCGGCTGCCAGCGTGCTCTCGCAGTTCGAGCCGCAGGATATCCGCATCGTCACCAAGGCCGCGGCCGAGTTGCGGCCGATCACTGCGCAGGAGCTCGAGTCGATTGTCGAGGAGTTCGCCCAGCAATTCTCGATGGGCGCCAACATTCTCGGCACCATCGGCGGTCTCGAAGCCGTGCTCGGCGACGTGCTGCCGGCCGACCAGGTCTCGGCAATCATGTCGGACCTGCTCGGCAATTCGAGCCGCTCGGTGTGGGACCGCGTCTCGTCGGTGTCGGAAAACTCGCTGGCGACATACCTCTCCAAGGAACATCCGCAAACCGCGGCGCTGATCCTGTCCAAGGTCAAGCCGTCCTGCGCCGCCAAGGTGATGAGCCAGCTGCCGTCGAGCCTGCGCAACGAGCTGATGCGGCGCGTCCTCAGCCTCAAGCCGATCGTTGACGACGCCATGAAAGTCCTCGAGAAGACCTTGCACGAGGACCTGACGCTCAATTTCGCCCGCAACCTCGGCGCCGACACCTACGCGCGCGTTGCGGACATCATCAACAAGATGGAGCGCGGCCATATCGAGGACATGCTGAAGAGCTTGTCGGAGAAGCGTCCGAAGTCGGCCGAAGTTCTGAAGGAACTGCTGTTCACCTTCGATGACGTGGTCAATCTGACCCCGAAGGCGCGCACCATGATCTTCGATCAGGTGCCGACCGATCGCATCGTTATCGCGCTGAAGGGCACCGACAAGCATTTCCGCGAACTCATCCTGTCCTCGGTTGCCTCGCGCGTCCGCCGCGTCGTCGAGCACGAACTCGCCATCGGCGAGCCGTCGAACCAGCGCGACGTGCTGGAGGCGCGCCGCGTCATCACCGACCTTGCACTCGACCTGGCGGAAAAGGGCGAAATCGAGCTCAACCCCGAGCAGGAGGATGAGCTGGTCTTCCGCTGA
- the flhB gene encoding flagellar biosynthesis protein FlhB — protein sequence MAETSDQESKTEEPTEKKVRDSLEQGKIPVSREASIFASMAALMVIQAFLIGQGVQQLTPTLKSLLDDPEGFPLSNGADARNLLTVVGLEALRFLVPLVVILAVFGLAASLLQNAPRLVLERIKPQLSRISPISGWSRLFGTQGLVEFAKSLFKLVSVTVVVVFVLRSSEARAFEAMYTDPVALPEMILNIAMRIVSAICIATIVLVAIDLAWARFHWRRELRMTKQEIKDEHKQAEGDPLIKARLRSLARDRSRQRMIASASRATLVIANPTHFAIALRYKREENAAPMVVAKGMDVIALKIREVAEQNRIPVIENKALARALYEAVQVDQVIPAEFFRPVAEIIYFLQSKQAPRTEKVQ from the coding sequence ATGGCAGAAACATCCGATCAGGAGAGCAAGACAGAAGAGCCGACCGAGAAGAAAGTCCGCGATTCGCTCGAACAGGGCAAAATCCCGGTCTCTCGGGAGGCTTCTATCTTCGCCTCGATGGCCGCGCTGATGGTGATCCAGGCGTTCCTGATCGGCCAGGGCGTACAGCAATTGACGCCGACACTGAAGAGCCTGCTCGACGATCCCGAGGGCTTCCCTCTCAGCAACGGTGCGGACGCGCGCAACCTGCTCACGGTGGTGGGGCTCGAGGCGTTGCGATTCCTGGTGCCGCTGGTCGTCATCCTGGCGGTGTTCGGCCTCGCCGCATCGTTGCTGCAGAATGCGCCGCGCCTGGTGCTGGAGCGCATCAAGCCGCAGCTGTCGCGAATCTCCCCGATCAGCGGCTGGAGCCGGCTGTTCGGAACCCAGGGCCTCGTCGAATTCGCCAAGTCGCTGTTCAAGCTCGTCTCGGTGACGGTCGTCGTCGTGTTCGTGCTGCGCTCGTCCGAAGCCAGGGCGTTCGAGGCGATGTACACGGATCCGGTCGCGCTGCCGGAGATGATTCTCAACATCGCGATGCGGATCGTCTCTGCGATCTGCATCGCCACCATCGTCCTGGTCGCGATCGATCTCGCCTGGGCGCGCTTCCACTGGCGGCGCGAGCTGCGCATGACCAAGCAGGAGATCAAGGACGAGCATAAGCAGGCGGAGGGCGATCCCCTGATCAAGGCGCGCCTGCGCTCGCTGGCGCGCGACCGCTCGCGCCAGCGCATGATCGCGTCCGCCTCGCGTGCGACGCTGGTGATCGCCAACCCGACGCACTTCGCGATCGCCCTGCGCTACAAGCGCGAGGAAAATGCAGCGCCCATGGTCGTCGCCAAGGGCATGGACGTGATCGCGCTGAAGATCCGCGAAGTCGCGGAGCAGAACCGGATCCCGGTGATCGAGAACAAGGCGCTGGCGCGCGCGCTCTATGAGGCGGTTCAGGTCGACCAGGTGATTCCGGCGGAATTCTTCCGGCCGGTCGCCGAGATCATCTACTTCCTGCAATCCAAGCAGGCGCCGCGGACCGAGAAGGTTCAGTAG
- the flgB gene encoding flagellar basal body rod protein FlgB, producing the protein MGPLYLFELASSQARYLELRQSTIATNVANANTPGFKARDVEPFNKVLDATPVRLATTSPSHMQLSAAETDTRKTAKKDSWEVVHSGNSVSLEQEMIKGSDVSRDYSMNSAVVRSFHRMLLSSAKS; encoded by the coding sequence GTGGGACCGCTTTATCTCTTCGAACTCGCATCGTCGCAGGCGCGGTACCTCGAGCTCCGCCAGTCGACCATCGCGACCAACGTCGCCAACGCCAATACGCCCGGCTTCAAGGCGCGCGACGTCGAGCCCTTCAACAAGGTGCTCGACGCCACGCCGGTCAGGCTCGCGACGACGTCGCCCTCGCACATGCAGTTGTCCGCGGCCGAGACCGATACGCGGAAGACCGCGAAGAAGGACAGCTGGGAAGTGGTTCACTCCGGCAACTCCGTCAGCCTCGAGCAGGAAATGATCAAGGGCAGCGACGTCAGTCGCGACTACTCGATGAACTCGGCGGTCGTGCGGTCGTTTCACCGCATGTTGCTGTCGAGCGCGAAGAGCTGA
- the flgC gene encoding flagellar basal body rod protein FlgC, translating into MLDSLQASLTVASSGLEAQSTRMRIVSENLANATSTGRTAGADPYQRKTITFDAAMDRASGAQLAKVKEIGVDTTPYRVEYEPGHPAADKAGYVKLPNVNMMIEMADMREVNRSYEANLQVVKQVRSMLGMTIDLLRS; encoded by the coding sequence ATGCTGGACTCACTGCAAGCGTCACTGACGGTCGCGAGCTCCGGGCTCGAAGCGCAGTCGACGCGCATGCGCATCGTTTCGGAAAACCTCGCCAACGCGACCTCGACGGGGCGTACGGCTGGCGCCGATCCGTATCAGCGCAAGACCATCACCTTCGATGCCGCCATGGACCGCGCCTCGGGCGCGCAGCTTGCAAAGGTCAAGGAGATCGGGGTCGACACCACGCCGTATCGCGTGGAGTACGAGCCGGGACATCCCGCCGCCGACAAGGCCGGTTACGTCAAGCTGCCGAACGTCAACATGATGATCGAGATGGCCGACATGCGGGAAGTCAATCGGTCCTATGAAGCCAATCTCCAGGTCGTGAAACAGGTGCGGTCCATGCTGGGCATGACCATCGACCTGCTGAGGAGCTGA
- a CDS encoding flagellar hook-basal body complex protein FliE, translated as MLEAISSTAISAGQAASRATETQAIAPAAPTAIQSTDDVGFESVMKQVTTDAIGTLKAGEAASISAMQGKESTRKVVEALMSAEQALQTAVAVRDKVVQAYQEVVRMSI; from the coding sequence ATGCTTGAGGCAATTTCATCCACCGCGATTTCTGCCGGGCAAGCGGCGAGCCGCGCGACCGAGACGCAGGCCATCGCGCCGGCGGCGCCGACCGCCATTCAGTCCACCGACGACGTCGGATTCGAATCGGTGATGAAGCAGGTGACGACGGACGCGATCGGGACGCTGAAGGCGGGCGAAGCGGCGTCGATCTCGGCGATGCAGGGTAAGGAATCGACCCGGAAGGTCGTGGAGGCGCTGATGTCGGCCGAGCAGGCCTTGCAGACCGCGGTCGCGGTTCGCGACAAGGTCGTGCAGGCCTACCAGGAAGTCGTCCGGATGTCGATTTGA
- the flgG gene encoding flagellar basal-body rod protein FlgG: MKSLAIAATGMNAQQTNIEVIANNIANINSTSYKRARAEFTDLFYQMDRMQGVANVNGSSPIPEGSNLGLGVKSTAIRKLHIQGALTQTGNPYDLAINGRGWFQVLGPNNEVQYTRAGSFSPNPNGQLVTTDGYLLDPAITIPQGTVQVIVNQTGQVFAKLDTEVNPRQIGQLNLANFANEAGLEPLGSNLYRETTASGTPVVGLPGDSGYGKINQQYLEASNVDPVKEITELISAQRAYEMNAKVIQASDEMAQTVSKGMR, from the coding sequence GTGAAATCGCTCGCCATTGCGGCCACGGGCATGAACGCCCAGCAGACCAACATCGAAGTCATCGCGAACAACATCGCCAACATCAACTCGACGTCGTACAAGCGTGCGCGCGCGGAATTCACCGATCTGTTCTACCAGATGGACCGCATGCAGGGCGTCGCGAACGTCAACGGCTCCTCGCCGATCCCGGAAGGCTCCAATCTCGGCCTCGGCGTCAAGTCGACGGCCATCCGCAAGCTGCACATCCAGGGCGCGCTCACGCAGACCGGCAACCCCTACGATCTCGCGATCAACGGCCGCGGCTGGTTTCAGGTGCTCGGCCCGAACAACGAGGTGCAATACACCCGCGCCGGCTCGTTCAGCCCCAACCCCAACGGCCAGCTCGTCACCACCGACGGCTATCTGCTGGATCCCGCAATCACGATACCGCAGGGAACCGTTCAGGTCATCGTCAACCAGACCGGACAGGTGTTTGCCAAGCTGGACACGGAAGTGAACCCGCGGCAGATCGGCCAGCTCAACCTCGCCAATTTCGCCAACGAAGCGGGCCTCGAGCCGCTCGGCAGCAACCTCTATCGCGAGACCACAGCGTCCGGCACGCCGGTCGTCGGGCTGCCGGGCGATTCCGGATACGGCAAGATCAATCAGCAATATCTCGAAGCCTCGAACGTCGACCCGGTCAAGGAAATCACCGAGTTGATCTCGGCGCAGCGCGCCTACGAAATGAACGCCAAGGTCATCCAGGCCTCGGATGAAATGGCCCAAACGGTCTCGAAGGGCATGCGCTAG
- the flgA gene encoding flagellar basal body P-ring formation chaperone FlgA, translating to MVRGLAAVLLVLVSARLAAAEEKRLPVPAVSIRAGELIRDDMITERAFAPNVLGVAMFIEGRQILVGRMARRTLLPGQPIPTNSVEDPWTIARGAMVKVVVEDSGLSIVTYGAAMQSGATGALIPVRNTDTGVIIRGVVQPDGTVKVVDGS from the coding sequence ATGGTGCGCGGGTTGGCCGCCGTGCTGCTGGTTCTCGTCTCGGCGCGCCTCGCTGCGGCCGAGGAGAAGCGGCTTCCCGTGCCGGCCGTCTCGATCCGCGCCGGCGAGCTGATCCGGGACGACATGATCACGGAACGCGCCTTCGCGCCGAACGTGCTCGGCGTTGCCATGTTCATCGAAGGACGCCAGATCCTGGTCGGACGCATGGCACGGCGCACGCTGCTGCCGGGCCAGCCGATTCCGACCAATTCGGTCGAGGATCCCTGGACGATTGCCCGCGGCGCCATGGTCAAGGTCGTGGTGGAAGACAGCGGCCTGTCGATCGTCACCTACGGCGCGGCGATGCAGTCGGGCGCGACCGGCGCGCTCATCCCGGTGCGAAACACCGACACCGGCGTGATCATCAGGGGCGTCGTCCAGCCGGACGGCACCGTCAAGGTCGTGGATGGATCATGA
- the flgI gene encoding flagellar basal body P-ring protein FlgI produces MTRFLLALVLLVSAASAQAAVRIKDIADIKGLRENQIVGYGLVIGLNGTGDTLRNAPFTEQSLQSMLENMGINVRNETTSTNNPPRPTTLRTRNVAAVMVTADLAPSIGAGERMDVTVSSLGDATSLLGGTLVMTSLRAADGAVYAVAQGAITVAGYSVGGQAQNVSQGTPTAGRIPNGALVEREVQGSLHEMEFLVLELKNPDFVTATRILDAINRYAGGRYRAQIAFERDYRTIVLSKPRHIGPVRFLAEIGELTVEPDTPARVVINERTGTVVIGRDVRISTVAVTHGNLTVRVTELPVVSQPAPFSRGQTVVVPQTVVEANEAGSQVAILSGVDLQRLVRGLNQIGLKPSGIIAILQAIKTAGALQADVIVQ; encoded by the coding sequence ATGACCAGATTCCTGCTTGCGCTCGTCCTGCTCGTTTCCGCCGCCAGCGCCCAGGCGGCCGTCCGCATCAAGGACATTGCGGACATCAAGGGATTGCGCGAAAACCAGATCGTCGGTTACGGCCTCGTCATCGGCCTGAACGGCACTGGTGACACGCTCCGCAACGCTCCGTTCACGGAGCAGTCCCTGCAATCGATGCTCGAGAACATGGGCATCAACGTCAGGAACGAGACCACGAGCACCAACAATCCCCCGCGTCCGACGACGCTGCGCACACGCAACGTCGCGGCCGTGATGGTGACCGCGGATTTGGCGCCCTCGATCGGAGCGGGCGAGCGCATGGACGTGACCGTATCGTCGCTCGGCGATGCGACCTCGCTGCTCGGCGGCACGCTGGTGATGACGTCGCTGCGGGCGGCGGACGGCGCCGTCTATGCGGTGGCGCAAGGCGCGATCACGGTCGCCGGTTACAGTGTGGGAGGGCAGGCGCAGAACGTCAGCCAGGGCACGCCGACGGCGGGCCGCATCCCGAACGGTGCGCTGGTCGAGCGCGAGGTGCAGGGAAGCCTCCATGAGATGGAGTTCCTGGTGCTGGAGCTCAAGAACCCTGATTTCGTCACTGCGACACGCATTCTCGACGCCATCAACCGTTACGCCGGTGGCCGCTACCGCGCGCAGATCGCCTTCGAGCGCGACTACCGCACCATCGTGCTGTCGAAGCCGCGCCATATCGGGCCCGTCCGCTTCCTCGCCGAAATCGGCGAGCTGACGGTCGAGCCGGACACGCCGGCGCGCGTGGTGATCAATGAACGGACCGGCACGGTGGTGATCGGGCGCGACGTGCGCATATCGACCGTCGCGGTGACGCATGGCAACCTGACGGTTCGTGTCACCGAGCTTCCCGTGGTGTCGCAGCCGGCGCCGTTCTCGCGCGGACAGACGGTGGTCGTTCCCCAGACCGTGGTCGAGGCCAACGAGGCCGGATCGCAGGTGGCGATCCTGAGCGGCGTCGACCTCCAGCGCCTGGTGCGTGGGCTGAACCAGATCGGCCTGAAGCCGTCGGGCATCATCGCGATCCTCCAGGCGATCAAAACGGCCGGCGCACTCCAGGCCGACGTCATCGTGCAATGA
- a CDS encoding MotE family protein, with amino-acid sequence MLKLDHKAKLLLLVAACAFGCASPVLALDEAKPSKPLNLLSFARARAPGPQKPYAAASSIPGDNASIRATAWAAEDSGPAITGAVPAPEKPAPAPPVAPVRPAKPGSVTAPPKPAPAQAAVPADNEVALFCSNVADPAVDARLAWQLRELEKAETQLRERIAEVEAKRAEYEKWMALRDDFLKKAEASVVEIYSRMKPDAAATQIAGMADETAAAVLAKLSPRSSSAIFNEMETARAAHLADLLGGMRRVDDGKTK; translated from the coding sequence ATGCTGAAGCTGGATCACAAAGCCAAACTCCTCCTCCTGGTCGCGGCCTGCGCGTTCGGATGCGCTTCGCCCGTTCTGGCGCTGGATGAGGCCAAGCCGTCGAAGCCGCTCAACCTGCTGTCCTTCGCGCGTGCCCGCGCGCCCGGTCCGCAGAAGCCGTATGCGGCGGCCTCGTCGATACCGGGCGATAATGCGTCGATCCGGGCGACGGCGTGGGCCGCCGAAGATTCCGGACCCGCGATCACGGGGGCCGTGCCTGCTCCCGAGAAGCCTGCGCCGGCGCCCCCAGTCGCGCCCGTGCGCCCGGCCAAGCCGGGCAGCGTCACGGCGCCGCCGAAGCCCGCACCGGCACAGGCTGCGGTACCCGCGGACAACGAGGTCGCCCTGTTCTGCAGCAATGTCGCCGACCCCGCCGTCGATGCGCGGCTGGCCTGGCAGCTCAGGGAACTGGAGAAGGCCGAGACCCAGCTCCGGGAGCGGATCGCCGAGGTCGAGGCCAAGCGCGCCGAATACGAGAAGTGGATGGCGCTGCGTGACGACTTCCTGAAGAAGGCGGAAGCGAGCGTCGTCGAGATCTATTCGCGCATGAAGCCTGACGCGGCGGCGACCCAGATTGCCGGGATGGCGGACGAGACCGCCGCCGCCGTGCTTGCAAAACTCAGTCCGAGGAGCTCGAGCGCGATCTTCAACGAGATGGAGACGGCACGCGCGGCGCACCTTGCCGATCTGCTCGGCGGAATGCGTCGCGTGGATGACGGAAAGACCAAATAG
- the flgH gene encoding flagellar basal body L-ring protein FlgH has translation MKNLILILSLLSLAGCVNDPAEVLTGPRLTPVGSGLRTQADPIPVTPRLRSPASYRSTWDDATDLYRDPRARRTGDVVTVIISMQDKAKLDNKTDRSRDSQIKFGLDWLMDVAGWQDKGQTTANLSTNTQIKGNGQIDRTEDIKLSIAAIVTDVLPNGNMMISGSQEFKVNTEMRVLNVGGIVRPRDISRTNTISYEKIAEARVSYGGRGNLSDVQQPGWGHRIYDAVAPF, from the coding sequence ATGAAGAATCTGATCCTCATCCTGTCGCTGCTATCGCTTGCCGGATGCGTCAATGATCCGGCCGAGGTCCTGACCGGTCCGCGTTTGACGCCGGTCGGGAGCGGCCTGCGGACGCAGGCCGATCCGATTCCGGTGACGCCCCGCCTGCGCTCGCCCGCCAGCTATCGCTCGACCTGGGATGACGCCACCGATCTCTACCGTGACCCCCGCGCGCGGCGCACCGGCGACGTGGTGACGGTGATCATCTCCATGCAGGACAAGGCCAAGCTCGACAACAAGACCGACCGCTCGCGCGATTCGCAGATCAAGTTCGGGCTGGACTGGCTGATGGACGTCGCCGGATGGCAGGACAAGGGCCAGACCACCGCCAACCTCAGCACCAACACCCAGATCAAGGGCAACGGCCAGATCGACCGCACCGAGGACATCAAGCTGTCGATCGCAGCCATCGTCACCGACGTGTTGCCGAACGGCAATATGATGATCAGCGGCTCGCAGGAGTTCAAGGTCAATACCGAGATGCGCGTGCTCAACGTCGGCGGCATCGTGCGTCCGCGCGATATCTCGCGCACCAACACGATCTCCTACGAGAAGATCGCCGAGGCACGCGTGTCCTATGGCGGTCGCGGAAATCTGTCTGACGTGCAGCAGCCTGGATGGGGACATCGGATCTATGACGCCGTGGCACCATTCTGA
- a CDS encoding flagellar basal body-associated FliL family protein, translating into MRLIAAIVVLTLIAIGAGAVAGLHLFAAAERVADAKKTATPPPLATSYAGSARLRKLSPIVTNLAAPANNWARVEASMVTDSMSDEDAGILAAHISEDIVTYLRSASVGQFEGSRGLQHLRDDLTERANIRSSGKIRELIIETLVIQ; encoded by the coding sequence ATGCGCCTGATTGCGGCCATTGTGGTGCTGACCCTGATCGCGATCGGTGCGGGCGCGGTTGCCGGCCTGCATCTGTTCGCGGCCGCGGAGCGCGTCGCCGATGCGAAGAAGACCGCCACGCCGCCGCCCCTTGCCACGAGCTACGCCGGCAGCGCACGGCTGAGAAAGCTGTCCCCGATCGTGACCAATCTCGCCGCGCCGGCCAACAACTGGGCCCGTGTCGAAGCCTCCATGGTGACCGATAGCATGAGCGACGAGGATGCCGGCATCCTGGCCGCCCATATCAGCGAGGACATCGTGACCTATCTGCGGTCGGCATCGGTTGGCCAGTTCGAGGGATCGCGCGGGCTTCAGCATCTGCGCGACGACCTGACGGAGCGCGCCAACATCCGCTCGTCGGGCAAGATCCGCGAATTGATCATTGAGACCTTGGTGATTCAGTGA
- the fliP gene encoding flagellar type III secretion system pore protein FliP (The bacterial flagellar biogenesis protein FliP forms a type III secretion system (T3SS)-type pore required for flagellar assembly.) has translation MRVRVLLLALVLVVLPEVALAQIPDLNSLLPPGNGSTSGRIIQLMAVITVLSVAPGLLIMVTSFTRFAVALSFLRSGLGLQTTPANLVLISLALFMTFYVMAPTFDRAWETGVQPLMKNEISEEEAYLKITDPFREFMLAHVRDKDLQTFEALAAESFRKKFDDKRIDMRVIIPAFMISELRRSFEIGFLIILPFLVIDMIVATLTMSMGMMMMPPTILALPFKMLFFVLIDGWNLLASGLVRSFS, from the coding sequence GTGAGAGTGAGAGTCCTGCTGCTCGCGTTGGTTCTGGTCGTGCTGCCCGAGGTGGCGCTGGCCCAGATTCCGGACCTCAACTCGCTGCTGCCGCCGGGCAACGGCTCGACCAGCGGCCGCATCATCCAGCTGATGGCGGTGATCACGGTGCTGTCGGTGGCGCCGGGACTGCTGATCATGGTGACGAGCTTCACGCGATTTGCGGTGGCGCTGTCGTTCCTGCGCTCCGGTCTCGGCCTCCAGACCACGCCGGCCAATCTGGTGCTGATCAGCCTCGCGCTGTTCATGACCTTCTACGTGATGGCGCCGACCTTCGACCGCGCCTGGGAAACCGGCGTCCAGCCGCTGATGAAGAACGAGATCTCGGAGGAAGAAGCCTATCTGAAGATCACCGATCCGTTCCGCGAGTTCATGCTGGCCCATGTCCGCGACAAGGATCTCCAGACCTTCGAGGCGCTCGCTGCGGAGAGCTTCCGCAAGAAGTTCGACGACAAGCGCATCGACATGCGCGTCATCATTCCGGCCTTCATGATCTCCGAGCTCAGGCGTTCGTTCGAGATCGGATTCCTCATCATCCTGCCGTTCCTCGTCATCGACATGATCGTGGCGACGCTGACCATGTCGATGGGCATGATGATGATGCCGCCGACGATCCTCGCGCTGCCGTTCAAGATGCTGTTCTTCGTGTTGATCGACGGCTGGAACCTGCTGGCCTCCGGACTGGTGCGGTCGTTCTCGTAG